ATGCGCACGTCCTTGGAGTCCACCTCGCCCTGGAGCTCGGCCAAAAGCGAATCGTAGGCGGTCTTGAGTTCCTCGGTCTTTTTTTCCAGCTCCCGCACCTGCTCGGTGGCCTGGCGCTCCTCCTCCTTGGACTTGAAAAGCTGCTTGGCCAGGGATTCCACGGCCTGGGGCACGCCCTGTCGCTCGTAGAGCGTCTTGGCCAGGTAGGCGGTCAGGGCGATGGGAATGAGCACGATGGCGACCATCAGCATCTTGAGATTCTTTTTGCCCATACCGTGTACTCCCTCTCCCGGGCGGCCGCCGCCCGGTCTTGATGCCGGATCGTTTCCGGAGCATAGTCCGCCTGCCGGTTCACGCCACGCGGCGACCATAGCCGCTTCATCGCAAAAAGACCACCCGGGACGCCCATGGCAAAAAAAACGGTTCCCCCCCCTGCGCCGCGCGAGATGGACCTTTTGGAGATGCCCGCCTCGGGCCTGGCGGCCTACTGGCTGTCTCTGAAAAAGATCCAGGACGCCAAGAAAGGGGTCAAGATCATCCAGGAGGAGCAGGCGGCCACCAACGAACCCTTCATCCGGCACCTACTGGACATCGTGTTTTCCCCGCTGCCCGAAGATACCGTGCGTCGTCTGGCCCTGGCCAAGGAACAGGCCCTTTTGCGGGACACCGGCCGCAAGCTGACGATCATCGCCGTGACCCTTTTGTCCGTGGCCAGGAACGAGAATCCGCGCAAGACCCTGGTGGGCATGCTGTCGCTGTTCCCGTTTCCCCCGGTGCGCGAGGCCGAGGCCATGGACACGGCCAACCAGTTTCCCGAGCGCATCAAACGCGGCGAACTGGACCCGGCCATCATTGCCGACGTGGACCATGCCGCCCGCCCGGAGCACCTGATCCTGCGCCTTTTGCACTACGCGCTCACGGCCCGCCGCGACGGCAAGGCCGCCGCCGTGCCCCTGCTCAAGCACGCCCGGTCCCTCTATTTCACGGAAAATTGGACGCTCTTGGCCGATGGATTCGATCCACCCTTTCTGGAACGGCGGCTGGCCTCCCAGCGCACCCAACTCCTGGCGGCCACCCGCCACAAGATGCGCATGGCCACGGAAATGGCCCTGGGGATTCGCAACAAGTATGCTTATGAGGATGTGTTCCGCATCGCCCGGTCGTTCATGGCGGATTGAGGGCGATTGGGCGAACGTTTGGACGCGGCGCGTCAGCCTCGCTCCACCCGGTCGCGTCCGGCGGACTTGGCCCGGTACAGGGCCGTATCGGCGCGCTTAAGCAGGTCGTCCAGGGTCTCCGCCCCCAGGCCCAAAACCACGCCAAGGCTAATGGTCACAGGCTGGGGCTCACCGTTTGGGGCCAGGCCCATATCGGCTACGGCCCGGCGCAGGCGTTCGGCCACGGCCGCTGCCTCTTCCAGGCCGGTTTCCGGCAGGATGGCGGCAAATTCCTCCCCGCCCAGCCGCCCCAGGACGTCCACGGCGCGCAGGGCCCCCGTCGCCGCGCGGGCCAGGGCGACGAGCACCACATCGCCCACGTCATGCCCCCGGGTGTCGTTGACCTTTTTGAAGTGATCCACGTCGAACATGATCAGGCTCACGGGCCTGCCGGTCCTTTTGGTGCGCTCGATCTCGGCCTCGCCCATCTCCATGAAACGACGGCGGTTCAAAAGACCCGTCAGGCCGTCGGTGGTGGCCAGTTCGCGCAAGGCCTCCTCGGCCCGTTTGCGTTCGCTGATGTCCCGGGCCGCGCCCACGGCCCACCAGCGGTCCTCCCGGCGAAACGCGGCCACGGACAGCTCCACCGGGAACAGGCCGCCATCCCCCCGCCGGGCCACATATTCGCCGATCTCGTTGATCACCGCCCCGCCGCCCGTCTGCTTGAAATCCCGCAACCCGACCCGGGCCTTGTCCAGTTCGCCGGGCGGGGCCACCACGTCGTGCAGGGGCCGACCTTCCATATCCTGCCGGGTGACCCCGAACATGCGCTCGGCCGCCCGGTTCCAAAAGGCCACCCGGCCCAGGTCGTCGGTCATCACCAGGGCGTCCTGGGAGGCCTCGCTCATGGCCCGGAACTTGGCCTCGCTGTCCGCCAGTTCGGCCTGGATGCTGTCCCGCCTGGCCCTGGACGCGGCCCACAGCCAGGACAGGATGCCAAAGAGGAGCACCAGTGCGGCGGTCAAGACGATAAATATCGTGTTCAGTGGCGGCGCGAGAAGCTCGGGCGGCACCCGGGCCACGATCTTCCAGCCCTCTTCGGGAACCATCACCGCCGTCGTCTTGACGCCGATTCCGCCATCGGTCTGCACGGTATCGAACGTGTACAAGGCGCCATCCAGGAAAAACTGCCCCCCCTTTTGGCTGTGAAGAGGCCCCCAGGCCCCTGGCCAGGCCGACTCGACGGTCATGTCCCGGCGTTCGTCAAGCTGAAATCCCCATTCCATCTCCGGCGCCGGACCCAGCAGCCAATAGCCATCCCCATTGACCAGGAGAGGACGTCCGAGGGCTGCAACGGCCGCCTGCCGCAACCGGGCATGGATCACCTCGCCGCTGAGGTTGAGCACCACGAGCCCGGCAAAGCGTCCATCCGCCCTGCGCACCGGACTGGAAAACCGCAGCACGGGACGAAAGGGGATCTCCACCTTGCCGCGTTCCACATTGAGGTCAAAGCGAGACACGGCAACCGAGCCGGAAGACAACAGCGTCCCTTTCTGAAAATAGGCGGTGTGCGACTTGTCCTGAAGCTGATCGTCCGGGGCGAGGCGCGGGCCTTCTGGCGTGTTGTCCACCCTGACGGACTCCCGGCCCTGGGCATCCAGAAATCGAACCTGGACATATCCGCTTTTGATTTCGGCAAACGACGATAACAGGCTTTCGATACGTTCATGGCGCGAAACGTCTTTTGCATCGAGTTCGTCCGTGATGCGGGCAGCCAGGAATGCGGCGTCCGCCGCTCTGGCCGCCAGAACCGACGACAGGATCTGGGCCTCCCG
Above is a genomic segment from Desulfolutivibrio sulfodismutans DSM 3696 containing:
- a CDS encoding sensor domain-containing diguanylate cyclase, with the translated sequence MYLAMSNASQREAIEAREAARVNREAQILSSVLAARAADAAFLAARITDELDAKDVSRHERIESLLSSFAEIKSGYVQVRFLDAQGRESVRVDNTPEGPRLAPDDQLQDKSHTAYFQKGTLLSSGSVAVSRFDLNVERGKVEIPFRPVLRFSSPVRRADGRFAGLVVLNLSGEVIHARLRQAAVAALGRPLLVNGDGYWLLGPAPEMEWGFQLDERRDMTVESAWPGAWGPLHSQKGGQFFLDGALYTFDTVQTDGGIGVKTTAVMVPEEGWKIVARVPPELLAPPLNTIFIVLTAALVLLFGILSWLWAASRARRDSIQAELADSEAKFRAMSEASQDALVMTDDLGRVAFWNRAAERMFGVTRQDMEGRPLHDVVAPPGELDKARVGLRDFKQTGGGAVINEIGEYVARRGDGGLFPVELSVAAFRREDRWWAVGAARDISERKRAEEALRELATTDGLTGLLNRRRFMEMGEAEIERTKRTGRPVSLIMFDVDHFKKVNDTRGHDVGDVVLVALARAATGALRAVDVLGRLGGEEFAAILPETGLEEAAAVAERLRRAVADMGLAPNGEPQPVTISLGVVLGLGAETLDDLLKRADTALYRAKSAGRDRVERG